A stretch of Halomonas elongata DSM 2581 DNA encodes these proteins:
- a CDS encoding DNA translocase FtsK, producing the protein MTANKKSASHGRAANAKERARRFGLRLQGSAREGVVILLLAACVFLLLALFSFNAGDPGWSRSGPETEVANWMGAIGAWLADVLYSLFGASALWWPAMLGFAAWWLIRSRQVDFEWDATLLAVRCGGLVLLLLGTTTLGALHFYRPDSPLPYAAGGILGEGLVGALLPMLGSGGTSLLALASMLCGVPLFTGLSWLTIMDELGQRAVLVWRWAASRFALNQGESDAEEASSEPSRSRSRRASSSDNDEVTAKEAETETESGPLRGAWWRRLVPGFDSGESPVLEGAGRRDPGFGDDGKTEIPWEVPDRTPSAKRPEAAYTAQASQGPKEPTISLSPREASTPTQAERAPSESPAPRASAFVAPSSAEQPPAESSPSAPSSAELSISAREDDSSASESADAPARTADAPASEAPSPRESQTPRREPETVPEPILPDDDQIPSSLRRAPDASSPERESAHDDTASRPVETPREPAPSKPAAPTEPAGEGDKAAAEAPGAGEATASPSPSPSMPEQARSPMTADVDGEAEENEAPRTATADQAREAADATGPALWTVEHLQNQRPSFEEFSEPDGELPSLRLLTPPEPHQPNYTDEQLAEMAELLETRLREYGVKAEVVDTWPGPVITRFEIKPAAGVKVSKISNLAKDLARSLMVKSVRVVEVIPGRPTVGIEIPNPHRAMIRLREVIDSDRYQHEASALTVALGQDIGGAAVVANLGKMPHLLVAGTTGSGKSVGVNAMLISMLLKAQPDEVRMIMVDPKMLELSVYDGIPHLLAPVVTDMKEAANALRWCVAEMERRYKLMAAMGVRNIAGFNDKLDEAERAGAQVADPLWEPQPWEMHQAPPVLEKLPYIVVVIDEFADMFMIVGKKVEELIARLAQKARAAGIHLILATQRPSVDVVTGLIKANIPTRMAFQVSSRVDSRTILDQGGAENLLGHGDMLYLPAGAGMPSRVHGAFVDDDEVHRVVEDWKRRGEPEYIDEILSGGVSADALAGLEAEGSGDGDDAEQDALYDEAVQFVTESRRASISAVQRRFKIGYNRAARLVESMESAGVVSTMGTNGAREVLAPPPVGD; encoded by the coding sequence TTGACTGCCAATAAGAAGTCCGCGTCGCACGGTCGTGCGGCGAATGCCAAGGAGAGGGCCAGGCGCTTCGGCCTGCGGTTGCAGGGATCGGCGCGCGAGGGCGTGGTGATCCTGTTGCTGGCGGCCTGCGTGTTTCTGTTGCTGGCCCTGTTCAGTTTCAATGCCGGTGATCCCGGGTGGTCGCGCAGCGGACCGGAAACCGAGGTGGCCAACTGGATGGGCGCCATCGGGGCCTGGCTCGCCGATGTGCTGTATTCACTGTTTGGTGCCAGTGCCCTGTGGTGGCCGGCCATGCTCGGATTTGCCGCCTGGTGGTTGATACGCTCCCGGCAGGTGGACTTCGAGTGGGATGCCACCCTGCTGGCGGTTCGCTGTGGCGGGCTGGTGCTGCTGCTGCTGGGCACCACGACGCTGGGCGCCCTGCATTTCTATCGTCCCGACAGCCCCTTGCCCTATGCAGCAGGGGGAATCCTCGGCGAAGGGCTGGTCGGGGCCTTGCTGCCCATGCTGGGTAGTGGCGGCACGTCGCTTCTGGCATTGGCCTCCATGCTGTGCGGGGTTCCGCTGTTCACGGGGCTGTCCTGGCTGACCATCATGGATGAGCTGGGGCAGCGTGCCGTGCTGGTGTGGCGTTGGGCAGCGAGCCGTTTTGCCCTGAATCAAGGAGAGTCCGATGCCGAGGAGGCCTCGTCCGAGCCGAGCCGGTCGCGCAGCCGTCGAGCGTCGTCATCCGACAACGATGAGGTGACGGCCAAGGAAGCCGAAACCGAGACCGAAAGCGGGCCGCTGCGCGGGGCCTGGTGGCGACGCCTGGTGCCGGGATTCGACAGTGGCGAGTCGCCGGTGCTGGAGGGTGCGGGCCGTCGCGATCCCGGCTTCGGGGACGACGGCAAGACCGAGATTCCCTGGGAGGTTCCCGATCGCACGCCTTCGGCCAAGCGTCCTGAGGCAGCTTATACCGCCCAGGCTTCCCAGGGGCCGAAGGAGCCGACCATCTCGTTGTCGCCGAGGGAAGCCTCCACGCCGACACAGGCCGAGCGTGCGCCGAGCGAGAGCCCGGCTCCTCGAGCCTCGGCCTTCGTCGCGCCGTCTTCTGCCGAGCAGCCTCCTGCTGAATCGTCGCCCAGTGCGCCGTCCTCTGCCGAGTTGTCGATCTCGGCCCGAGAAGACGATTCGAGCGCTTCCGAGTCAGCCGATGCACCGGCCAGGACAGCCGACGCACCGGCAAGCGAGGCTCCATCGCCGCGCGAATCGCAAACGCCGCGTCGGGAACCGGAAACCGTTCCCGAGCCGATATTGCCGGATGACGATCAGATTCCGTCCTCCCTGCGGCGCGCCCCGGATGCCTCGTCTCCCGAGCGTGAGTCCGCACACGATGATACGGCGTCGCGTCCGGTCGAGACGCCCCGGGAGCCGGCCCCGTCTAAGCCGGCGGCTCCCACCGAGCCCGCGGGTGAGGGCGATAAAGCTGCCGCCGAAGCTCCCGGGGCGGGTGAAGCCACCGCCTCCCCGTCGCCTTCACCGTCGATGCCGGAACAAGCGCGTTCGCCCATGACGGCCGATGTGGACGGGGAGGCCGAGGAGAACGAAGCGCCGCGAACCGCCACGGCCGATCAGGCGCGAGAAGCTGCCGACGCAACGGGCCCCGCACTGTGGACCGTGGAGCATCTGCAGAACCAGCGGCCTTCCTTCGAGGAATTCTCCGAGCCGGACGGTGAACTGCCGAGCCTGCGCCTGTTGACGCCTCCGGAGCCGCATCAGCCCAACTATACCGACGAGCAACTGGCCGAGATGGCCGAGCTGCTCGAGACGCGGCTGCGCGAGTATGGCGTCAAGGCCGAGGTGGTCGATACCTGGCCGGGGCCGGTGATCACGCGCTTCGAGATCAAGCCGGCGGCCGGGGTCAAGGTTTCCAAGATCAGCAACCTGGCCAAGGACCTGGCGCGTTCGCTGATGGTCAAGAGCGTCCGGGTGGTGGAGGTGATCCCGGGGCGGCCTACCGTGGGTATCGAGATTCCCAACCCCCACCGCGCCATGATTCGGTTGCGCGAGGTGATCGATTCCGATCGCTATCAGCACGAGGCCTCGGCACTGACCGTGGCCCTGGGGCAGGACATCGGCGGTGCAGCGGTGGTGGCCAACCTCGGCAAGATGCCGCACCTGCTGGTGGCCGGGACCACCGGGTCGGGCAAGTCGGTGGGGGTCAACGCCATGTTGATCTCCATGCTGCTCAAGGCGCAGCCGGATGAGGTCCGCATGATCATGGTCGACCCCAAGATGCTGGAGCTGTCGGTCTATGACGGCATTCCGCACTTGCTGGCGCCGGTGGTCACCGACATGAAGGAAGCCGCCAATGCCCTGCGCTGGTGCGTGGCCGAGATGGAGCGCCGTTACAAGCTGATGGCTGCCATGGGGGTGCGCAACATCGCCGGTTTCAATGACAAACTCGACGAAGCCGAGCGTGCCGGCGCCCAGGTCGCCGATCCGCTTTGGGAGCCGCAGCCCTGGGAAATGCACCAGGCGCCGCCGGTACTCGAGAAGCTTCCCTACATCGTGGTGGTGATCGACGAATTCGCCGACATGTTCATGATCGTCGGTAAGAAGGTCGAAGAGCTGATCGCACGCCTGGCTCAGAAGGCCAGGGCCGCCGGCATCCACCTGATCCTGGCGACCCAGCGTCCGTCGGTGGACGTGGTGACCGGTCTGATCAAGGCCAATATCCCCACCCGCATGGCCTTCCAGGTCTCGTCCCGGGTCGATTCGCGCACCATCCTCGACCAGGGGGGCGCCGAGAACCTCCTGGGGCACGGTGACATGCTCTACTTGCCCGCCGGGGCCGGCATGCCCAGCCGGGTGCACGGTGCCTTCGTCGATGACGACGAGGTGCATCGCGTGGTCGAGGACTGGAAGCGACGCGGTGAGCCGGAGTACATCGACGAGATACTGTCCGGCGGTGTGTCCGCCGATGCCCTGGCCGGTCTCGAGGCCGAAGGTAGCGGCGATGGCGATGACGCCGAGCAGGATGCCCTCTACGACGAGGCGGTGCAGTTCGTCACCGAGAGCCGGCGGGCCTCGATCTCGGCGGTGCAGCGGCGTTTCAAGATCGGCTACAACCGCGCCGCGCGGCTGGTCGAATCCATGGAATCGGCCGGCGTGGTCTCGACCATGGGCACCAACGGCGCCCGCGAGGTGCTGGCGCCGCCGCCCGTGGGTGACTGA
- the aat gene encoding leucyl/phenylalanyl-tRNA--protein transferase, with translation MLPWLPEHPIHFPPVDTALDDPGGLLAAGGNLSPAWLLTAYRHGIFPWYSEGQPVLWWSPDPRMVLLPDEIRVRRSLAKRLRNGGFQVTADTAFDAVVSACAAPRRDQPGTWITDEMRAAYGRLHELGPAHSVEVWHDGSLVGGLYGIALGPVFFGESMFSREADASKIALVALARAMAREGGRLIDCQMHTAHLASLGARDIARAEFIGYLEQWLGDMPEGEHILKANAIAPPTWSFTRLGEVT, from the coding sequence ATGCTTCCCTGGCTGCCCGAGCATCCCATCCACTTCCCCCCGGTCGACACCGCCCTGGACGATCCCGGCGGCCTGCTGGCGGCGGGCGGAAATCTGAGCCCTGCCTGGCTTCTCACCGCCTATCGACACGGCATCTTCCCCTGGTACAGCGAGGGGCAGCCGGTCCTCTGGTGGAGCCCGGATCCCCGCATGGTACTCTTGCCCGACGAGATCCGGGTCCGTCGCAGTCTCGCCAAGCGTCTGCGCAACGGTGGCTTCCAGGTCACCGCCGACACCGCCTTCGATGCCGTGGTCAGCGCCTGCGCGGCACCGCGTCGCGACCAGCCGGGAACCTGGATCACCGACGAAATGCGCGCCGCCTATGGTCGCCTTCACGAACTTGGTCCAGCGCATTCGGTGGAAGTCTGGCATGACGGCAGCCTCGTGGGAGGCCTCTACGGCATCGCGCTGGGACCGGTCTTCTTCGGCGAGTCGATGTTCTCGCGCGAGGCCGATGCCTCCAAGATCGCCCTGGTGGCGCTGGCCAGGGCCATGGCCCGCGAGGGCGGACGACTCATCGACTGCCAGATGCATACCGCCCACCTGGCAAGCCTGGGCGCCCGAGACATCGCCCGAGCCGAATTCATCGGCTATCTTGAACAGTGGCTGGGCGATATGCCGGAAGGCGAGCACATTCTAAAAGCGAATGCCATCGCCCCACCAACCTGGTCGTTCACACGGCTCGGCGAGGTAACATGA
- a CDS encoding arginyltransferase, which produces MSSNTPRQPIRDLRFFLTVPHSCSYLEGREATTLFLDPQQSPGVGVYDALTLLGFRRSGHHLYRPHCEGCSACVSVRIPVDDFTPSRTQRKLMRRNADVSEHVRPAVFDAEHYALYAHYIRTRHSDGDMYPPSEDQYRTFLTLDQDYAKLLELRLGDRLLAVSAFDQLEHGLSAIYTFFDPASQFERRSLGTYAVLSLVERARYLGLPHVYLGYWIQQCRKMAYKQSFRPLERLDGRHWRRLILD; this is translated from the coding sequence TTGAGCAGTAACACTCCCCGGCAGCCGATACGCGATCTGCGTTTTTTCCTGACGGTGCCGCACTCATGCAGCTATCTGGAGGGACGCGAGGCAACCACGCTGTTCCTCGACCCCCAGCAATCTCCGGGCGTCGGCGTCTATGACGCCCTGACACTGCTGGGATTCCGGCGTAGTGGCCACCATCTCTACCGCCCTCATTGCGAGGGATGCAGCGCCTGCGTCTCGGTACGCATTCCGGTGGACGACTTCACGCCGAGTCGCACCCAGCGCAAACTCATGCGTCGCAATGCCGACGTGAGCGAGCACGTGCGCCCCGCCGTCTTCGATGCCGAACACTACGCGCTCTATGCCCACTACATCCGCACGCGGCACAGCGACGGCGACATGTATCCGCCGAGTGAGGACCAGTACCGCACCTTCCTGACCCTGGACCAGGATTACGCCAAGTTGCTCGAGCTGCGACTCGGCGACCGCCTGCTCGCTGTCTCCGCCTTCGATCAGCTTGAACATGGCCTGTCGGCGATCTATACCTTCTTCGACCCGGCCAGCCAGTTCGAGCGCCGCTCACTCGGCACCTACGCGGTCCTCAGCCTGGTCGAGCGCGCCCGCTACCTGGGATTGCCCCACGTCTACTTGGGTTACTGGATCCAGCAATGCCGCAAGATGGCCTACAAGCAGAGTTTCCGCCCTCTGGAACGGCTCGACGGTCGACACTGGCGACGCCTGATCCTCGACTGA
- the infA gene encoding translation initiation factor IF-1 yields the protein MAREDHIEMEGVVVDTLPNTMFRVELENGHVVTAHISGKMRKNYIRILTGDKVKVELTPYDLSKGRIVYRSR from the coding sequence ATGGCACGCGAAGACCATATCGAAATGGAAGGCGTCGTCGTCGATACCCTTCCCAACACCATGTTCCGGGTCGAACTCGAGAACGGCCACGTGGTGACCGCCCATATCTCGGGCAAGATGCGCAAGAACTACATCCGTATCCTGACCGGCGACAAGGTCAAGGTCGAGCTGACCCCCTATGACCTGTCCAAGGGGCGTATCGTCTACCGCTCCCGCTGA
- the clpA gene encoding ATP-dependent Clp protease ATP-binding subunit ClpA: MLSKELELTLNTAFTVARSKRHEFMTVEHLLLALLDNASAADVLKACGANIDKLRSDLQDFINSTTPLIPEDQGDRETQPTLGFQRVLQRAVFHVQSSGKSEVTGANVLVAIFSEQESQAVYFLKQQNVARVDAVNYIAHGISKVSGHDENASSSPSPDAEEAEEAGSETSGNPLTGYATNLNEQARIGKIDPLIGRDHELERVVQILARRRKNNPLLVGEAGVGKTAIAEGLAKRIVEEDVPDVIADAVVYALDMGALLAGTKYRGDFEKRLKGLLAELRKQPNSILFIDEIHTVIGAGAASGGVMDASNLLKPLLSSGELRCIGSTTFQEFRGIFEKDRALARRFQKVDVMAPSVDDTVRILKGLRSRFEEHHQLKYTDEALETAARLADRYINDRFLPDKAIDVIDEAGAHQRLLPPEVRVDCIDVDQVEAVVASIARIPPKSVSSSDRKLLENLDRDLKMLVFGQDEAIDSLSAAIKLSRAGLKSPDKPVGSFLFAGPTGVGKTEVARQLAHIMGIDLVRFDMSEYMERHTVSRLIGAPPGYVGYDQGGLLTEAITKQPHCVLLLDEIEKAHPEVFNLLLQVMDHGKLTDNNGREADFRHVILIMTSNAGVELTTRRSIGFQVQDHSTDAMEEIRKTFTPEFRNRLDGIIQFHSLPTEVVRNVVDKFLVELQAQLDEKRVQLEVDEAARDWLAVRGYDPDMGARPMARLIQDKLKKPLAEQILFGELAEHGGVVHVSVEDDELHLASESELADAP; encoded by the coding sequence ATGCTGAGCAAAGAACTTGAACTGACCCTCAACACGGCCTTTACCGTAGCGCGCTCCAAGCGTCACGAGTTCATGACCGTGGAGCACCTGCTGCTGGCTCTGCTGGATAACGCCTCCGCGGCGGATGTGCTCAAGGCCTGCGGGGCCAATATCGACAAGTTGCGGTCCGACCTGCAGGATTTCATCAATTCCACTACGCCGCTGATTCCCGAGGACCAGGGGGATCGCGAGACGCAGCCGACGCTTGGTTTCCAGCGCGTGCTGCAGCGTGCCGTCTTCCATGTGCAGTCCTCCGGCAAGAGCGAGGTCACCGGCGCCAATGTGCTGGTAGCGATCTTCTCCGAGCAGGAAAGCCAGGCGGTCTATTTCCTCAAGCAGCAGAATGTGGCCCGGGTGGATGCCGTCAACTACATCGCCCATGGCATTTCCAAGGTCTCCGGTCACGACGAGAACGCTTCTTCCTCGCCGTCGCCGGATGCCGAGGAAGCCGAGGAGGCGGGCAGCGAGACGAGCGGCAACCCGTTGACCGGCTATGCCACTAACCTCAACGAGCAGGCGCGCATCGGCAAGATCGATCCTCTGATCGGTCGCGATCACGAGCTCGAGCGGGTCGTGCAGATCCTGGCGCGCCGGCGCAAGAACAATCCCCTGCTGGTGGGCGAGGCCGGTGTCGGCAAGACCGCCATCGCCGAGGGCCTGGCCAAGCGCATCGTCGAGGAGGACGTGCCCGACGTGATCGCCGATGCCGTGGTCTATGCCCTGGACATGGGTGCGCTGCTCGCCGGCACCAAGTATCGGGGCGACTTCGAGAAGCGTCTCAAGGGGCTGCTGGCCGAGCTGCGCAAGCAACCCAACTCCATCCTGTTCATCGACGAGATCCATACGGTGATCGGTGCCGGTGCGGCTTCCGGAGGCGTGATGGATGCCTCCAACCTGCTCAAGCCGCTGCTCTCCTCGGGCGAGCTGCGCTGCATCGGTTCCACCACCTTCCAGGAGTTCCGGGGCATCTTCGAGAAGGATCGGGCGCTGGCGCGTCGTTTCCAGAAGGTCGATGTCATGGCGCCCTCGGTGGACGATACCGTGCGTATCCTCAAGGGGCTGCGTTCGCGTTTCGAGGAGCATCACCAGCTCAAGTACACCGACGAGGCCCTCGAGACGGCCGCACGGCTGGCGGATCGTTACATCAATGATCGCTTCCTGCCGGACAAGGCCATCGATGTCATCGACGAGGCGGGGGCGCATCAGCGCCTGTTGCCGCCGGAAGTGCGGGTCGATTGCATCGACGTGGATCAGGTCGAGGCGGTGGTGGCTTCCATTGCCCGGATTCCGCCGAAGAGCGTGTCCAGCTCGGATCGCAAGCTGCTCGAGAACCTCGATCGCGATCTCAAGATGCTGGTGTTCGGCCAGGACGAGGCCATCGACAGCCTGTCCGCGGCGATCAAGCTGTCCCGTGCCGGGCTCAAGTCGCCGGACAAGCCGGTGGGCAGCTTCCTGTTCGCCGGGCCGACCGGTGTCGGCAAGACCGAAGTGGCGCGCCAGCTGGCGCACATCATGGGCATCGATCTGGTGCGCTTCGACATGTCCGAGTACATGGAGCGCCACACGGTGTCGCGACTGATCGGTGCGCCGCCGGGATATGTCGGCTATGACCAGGGCGGTCTGTTGACCGAGGCGATCACCAAGCAGCCGCATTGCGTGCTGCTGCTCGACGAGATCGAGAAGGCGCATCCTGAGGTCTTCAACCTGCTGCTGCAGGTCATGGATCACGGCAAGCTGACCGACAACAACGGGCGCGAGGCGGATTTCCGTCACGTGATCCTGATCATGACCTCCAACGCCGGCGTCGAACTGACCACGCGTCGTTCCATCGGTTTCCAGGTGCAGGACCATTCCACCGATGCCATGGAAGAGATCCGCAAGACCTTCACGCCGGAATTCCGCAACCGCCTGGACGGGATCATCCAGTTCCATTCGCTGCCCACCGAGGTGGTGCGCAACGTGGTGGACAAGTTCCTGGTCGAGCTTCAGGCCCAGCTGGACGAGAAGCGCGTGCAGCTCGAAGTGGACGAGGCGGCTCGCGACTGGCTGGCGGTGCGCGGCTACGACCCGGATATGGGGGCGCGTCCGATGGCTCGCCTGATCCAGGATAAGCTCAAGAAGCCGCTGGCTGAGCAGATCCTGTTCGGGGAACTGGCCGAGCACGGCGGTGTGGTGCATGTCAGCGTCGAGGACGACGAACTGCACCTGGCCTCGGAATCAGAGTTGGCCGACGCGCCCTGA
- the clpS gene encoding ATP-dependent Clp protease adapter ClpS, with the protein MADRLAPYRAGMTRPPEPDEEGDGDVAVQSSEPELAHPPMYKVVLHNDDFTPMEFVVEVLQTFFHMDSETAVQIMLAVHTQGKATCGIFTRDIAETKSHQVNQYARECQHPLLCDIEATDD; encoded by the coding sequence ATGGCGGACCGCCTCGCTCCGTACCGGGCCGGGATGACACGCCCCCCGGAGCCCGACGAGGAGGGCGACGGTGATGTGGCCGTGCAGTCGTCCGAGCCGGAGCTGGCGCATCCACCGATGTACAAGGTGGTCTTGCATAATGACGACTTCACCCCAATGGAGTTCGTTGTAGAGGTGCTGCAGACCTTTTTCCACATGGATAGCGAAACGGCCGTGCAGATAATGCTGGCGGTCCATACCCAGGGCAAGGCCACTTGTGGCATCTTTACCCGGGATATCGCGGAAACCAAAAGCCACCAAGTCAATCAATATGCACGAGAGTGCCAGCATCCGTTGCTGTGCGATATCGAAGCGACGGACGATTGA
- a CDS encoding NADP-dependent isocitrate dehydrogenase codes for MSKTPKIIYTLTDEAPALATRSLLPIIDAYTDSAGITVETRDISLAGRIISQFPDRLSDAQQLGDHLAELGELAKTPEANIIKLPNISASMPQLKAAIKELQGQGYPLPDYPDEPSDDAERDIKARYDRVKGSAVNPVLREGNSDRRAPGSVKNYARKYPHRMGEWQADSRSHVAHMSEGDFYGSEKSARIAADGEVKIELIGQDGSVTLLKERTPVLAGEVVDGAVMSRKALSAFVAEQIDDAKQQDVLFSLHLKATMMKVSDPIMFGMVVSEFYRDVLEKHAEALEEVGFDPNNGIGDLYATIAKLPEAKRAEIEGDIEALYEQRPRLAMVDSYKGITNLHVPSDVIIDASMPAMIRDSGKMWGADDALHDAKAVIPDRCYAGIYQAVIDDCKQHGAFDPTTMGSVSNVGLMAQKAEEYGSHDKTFQIPADGTVRVTDAAGEVLFEHEVEQSDIWRMCQTKDAPIKDWVKLAVSRARESDTPAVFWLDAQRAHDAQLIEKVETYLQEHDTSGLDIRIMAPMEAMQFSLERIRKGEDTISVTGNVLRDYLTDLFPIMELGTSAKMLSIVPLMNGGGLFETGAGGSAPKHVQQLLEENHLRWDSLGEFLALAASLEHLGKTFDNARARVMAKALDEANGEFLDSNKSPSRKVGELDNRGSHFYLAMYWAEALAAQDEDAELKALFGKLAAELRAKEAVIVEELNGVQGQSVDIGGYYHVDGELADAVMRPSRTLNAALELVAKR; via the coding sequence ATGTCAAAAACGCCGAAGATTATCTATACGCTTACCGACGAAGCGCCGGCCCTGGCGACCCGTTCCCTGCTGCCGATCATCGACGCTTACACCGACTCGGCCGGCATCACCGTCGAGACTCGTGATATCTCCCTGGCCGGGCGTATCATCTCGCAATTCCCCGATCGCCTCTCCGACGCGCAGCAACTCGGCGATCACCTGGCCGAACTGGGCGAGCTGGCCAAGACGCCGGAAGCCAACATCATCAAGCTGCCCAACATCAGCGCCTCCATGCCGCAGCTCAAGGCGGCCATCAAGGAGCTGCAGGGCCAGGGGTACCCGCTGCCGGATTATCCCGACGAGCCGAGCGACGATGCCGAGCGTGACATCAAGGCACGCTACGATCGCGTCAAGGGCAGCGCGGTCAACCCGGTGCTGCGTGAAGGCAACAGCGACCGTCGCGCGCCGGGCTCGGTCAAGAACTATGCCCGCAAGTATCCGCACCGCATGGGCGAGTGGCAGGCCGACTCGCGCTCCCACGTCGCTCACATGAGCGAGGGCGACTTCTACGGCAGCGAGAAATCCGCCCGGATCGCCGCCGACGGCGAGGTGAAGATCGAGCTGATCGGACAGGACGGCAGCGTCACCCTGCTCAAGGAGCGTACACCGGTCCTGGCGGGCGAGGTCGTCGACGGCGCGGTGATGAGCCGCAAGGCGCTGAGTGCCTTCGTCGCCGAGCAGATCGACGATGCCAAGCAGCAGGACGTGTTGTTCTCCCTGCATCTCAAGGCGACCATGATGAAGGTCTCCGACCCGATCATGTTCGGCATGGTGGTCAGCGAGTTCTATCGTGACGTGCTGGAAAAGCATGCCGAGGCCCTGGAGGAAGTCGGCTTCGATCCCAACAACGGCATCGGCGACCTCTACGCCACGATCGCCAAGCTGCCCGAGGCCAAGCGGGCCGAGATCGAGGGTGACATCGAGGCGCTCTATGAACAGCGGCCGCGTCTGGCCATGGTCGATTCCTACAAGGGCATCACCAACCTGCATGTGCCCAGCGACGTGATCATCGATGCTTCCATGCCGGCGATGATCCGGGATTCCGGCAAGATGTGGGGCGCCGATGACGCGCTGCATGATGCCAAGGCGGTGATTCCCGACCGTTGCTATGCGGGTATCTACCAGGCCGTCATCGACGACTGCAAGCAGCACGGCGCCTTCGATCCGACCACCATGGGCAGCGTGTCCAACGTCGGTCTGATGGCCCAGAAGGCCGAGGAGTACGGCTCCCACGACAAGACCTTCCAGATTCCTGCCGACGGTACCGTGCGTGTCACCGATGCGGCCGGGGAGGTGCTGTTCGAGCATGAGGTCGAGCAGAGCGACATCTGGCGCATGTGCCAGACCAAGGACGCCCCGATCAAGGATTGGGTCAAGCTGGCCGTGAGCCGTGCCCGCGAGAGCGACACGCCGGCGGTGTTCTGGCTCGATGCCCAGCGCGCCCACGACGCTCAATTGATCGAGAAGGTCGAGACCTATCTCCAGGAGCACGATACCAGCGGTCTGGACATTCGCATCATGGCGCCCATGGAGGCGATGCAGTTCTCTCTCGAGCGCATCCGCAAGGGCGAGGACACCATCTCGGTGACCGGCAACGTGCTGCGTGACTACCTGACCGACCTGTTCCCGATCATGGAGCTGGGCACCAGTGCCAAGATGCTCTCCATCGTGCCGCTGATGAACGGTGGCGGCCTGTTCGAGACCGGTGCCGGCGGCAGCGCGCCCAAGCACGTCCAGCAGCTCCTCGAGGAGAATCACCTGCGCTGGGATTCCCTGGGCGAGTTCCTGGCGCTGGCCGCTTCCCTGGAGCATCTGGGCAAGACCTTCGACAACGCGCGTGCCAGGGTGATGGCCAAGGCGCTGGACGAAGCCAACGGCGAGTTCCTCGACAGCAACAAGTCGCCTTCGCGCAAGGTGGGTGAGCTGGACAACCGCGGCAGCCACTTCTATCTGGCCATGTACTGGGCCGAGGCGCTGGCCGCCCAGGACGAGGACGCCGAGCTCAAGGCGCTGTTCGGCAAGCTCGCCGCGGAACTGCGAGCCAAGGAAGCGGTCATCGTCGAAGAGCTCAACGGCGTGCAGGGGCAGTCGGTGGATATCGGCGGCTACTATCATGTCGACGGTGAGCTGGCGGATGCCGTCATGCGTCCCAGCCGGACCCTCAATGCTGCCCTGGAGTTGGTGGCCAAGCGCTAA